In Vanrija pseudolonga chromosome 4, complete sequence, a single window of DNA contains:
- the PRXQ gene encoding thioredoxin peroxidase DOT5 : MTTHAIQHLFGYEDPLVGLEAPSFNLPSAGTGALYTPPIGKKPIAIFFFPKAMTIGCTKEACAFRDAQEKDTVFLRHPDLEVIGISRDAIENQTTFQDKHGLQYPIVSDTDHLVNKVYGVKGWLFGKGSVPERKTVFIGPDGIVQATYVANLRVKSHVRFVEKQLQRLELQKTNSDATSDTT; the protein is encoded by the exons ATGACGACCCACGCCATTCAGCACCTGTTTGGCTATGAGGACccgctcgtcgggctcgaggcgcCGAGCTTCAACCTCCCCTCTGCGGGGACTGGGGCGCTGTACACCCCGCCCATCGGCAAGAAG CCCATCGCTATCTTTTTT TTCCCGAAAGCAATGACAATAGGATGTACCAAGGAAGCATGCGCGTTCCGGGACGCGCAAGAGAAGGACACGGTGTTTCTCAGACATCCAGACCTCGAGGTCATTGGCATCAGTCGCG ACGCAATCGAGAACCAAACAACGTTCCAGGACAAGCACGGGCTCCAGTACCCCATCGTGTCGGACACGgaccacctcgtcaacaAGGTGTACGGCGTCAAGGGGTGGCTGTTTGGCAAGGGCTCGGTGCCGGAGCGCAAGACTGTGTTTATTGGCCCCGACGGCATCGTGCAGGCGACTTATGTCGCCAACTTGCGGGTTAA ATCACACGTTCGCTTCGTCGAGAAACAGCTCCAGCGGCTAGAGCTGCAAAAGACGAACTCGGACGCGACCTCCGACACCACATAG
- the hgh1 gene encoding Protein HGH1 — protein MSGLTELFEFLSSPNPAARQIALQNLVGHTAKNDPERHIFIPSSFAALPGEAKADGGGLQPQKRKTEHEADEVKVKALHDLADLCRDQAAIAHDALSALINLSDNLSVARHLASEPFLVWLVSYTANTTSPLSPLTSMLLSNLSSHPTLVPTIAHLTVPIVPLPLSKHYPPYYFPASASSSSTIHPDYRDPAFVPPNKEAGQEEERPVEAVRALVQAFEDGASEGVKDGKGKRKGDCNFLASVFANITMIPATRGILLTPQPTFPAPSKEETPSDDEEPLLSKIVVYTEFPETIRRGGALGTIKNCAMDRACHPWLLATEDERVRLPADPTRSVKGVDVLPWVLGPLMGPEEYDVDEMEVLPETLQFLPPEKTRERDPVLRMMCVEILLLLATTHTGREALRKRGAYYVVREAHKVETDQQIKDAIERLVGLLQGEEGRDTKADRLDDLVSKPGAAADDEMDVVEV, from the exons ATGTCGGGCCTAACCGAACTGTTCGAGTTCCTCTCGTCGCCCAaccccgcggcgcgccagatcGCGCTCCAAAACCTCGTCGGCCACACGGCCAAGAACGACCCCGAGCGGCACATCTTCATCCCCTCGTCGTTTGCCGCCCTCCccggcgaggccaaggccgacggcggcggcctccaGCCCCAGAAGCGCAAGACGgagcacgaggccgacgaggtcaaggtcaaggcgctgcacgacctcgccgacctgtGCCGCGACCAGGCGGCCATTGCGCACGATGCGCTGTCGGCGCTCATCAACCTCAGTGACAACCTCAGCGTTgcgcgccacctcgccagcgAGCCGTTCTTGGTTTGGCTTGTGTCGTACACCGCG AACACGACGTCCCCCCTCTCCCCGCTGACGTCGATGCTCCTGTCCAACCTCTCgtcccaccccaccctcgtGCCCACCATTGCGCACCTCACCGTCCCCATCGTTCCCCTCCCCCTGTCGAAGCACTACCCCCCGTACTACTTCCccgcgagcgcaagctcctcctcgaccatTCACCCCGACTACCGCGACCCCGCATTCGTGCCTCCCAACAAGGAGGCCGgacaggaggaggagcgaccAGTCGAGGCGGTACGTGCGCTCGTCCAGGCGTTCGAAGACGGCGCCAGTGAGGGAGTCAAGGATGGCAAGGGAAAGCGCAAGGGAGACTGCAACTTCCTTGCCTCGGTGTTTGCCAACATTACCATG ATCCCTGCCACGCGCGGTATCCTCCTCACGCCTCAGCCAACGTTCCCCGCCCCGTCCAAGGAGGAGACgccgtccgacgacgaggagccccTGCTCTCCAAGATTGTCGTGTACACCGAGTTCCCCGAGACCATTAGGCGCGGTGGTGCGCTTGGCACCATCAAGAACTGCGCTATGGACCGGGCATGCCACCCATGGCTCCTGGCCACGGAAG ACGAGCGTGTCAGGTTGCCCGCCGACCCCACTCGCTCCGTCAAGGGTGTCGATGTCTTGCCATGGGTGCTCGGTCCTCTGATGGGCCCCGAAGAGTACGAtgtcgacgagatggaggtgCTGCCCGAGACGCTGCAGTTCCTTCCTCCCGAGAAGACTCGTGAGCGGGACCCCGTTCTGCGCATGATGTGTGTTGAGAtcctgttgctgctggctaCGA CCCACACTGGCCGCGAGGCGTTGCGGAAGCGAGGAGCGTACTATGTTGTTCGCGAGGCGCACAAGGTCGAGACGGACCAGCAGATCAAGGACGCGATCGagcgccttgtcggcctGCTCCAGGGCGAAGAGGGCCGCGACACCAAGGCGGACCGCTTGGACGACCTTGTGTCCAAGCCTGGTgcggctgccgacgacgagatggacgtggtcgaggtgTAG
- the GLE2 gene encoding Nucleoporin GLE2, whose product MNTFRPVQRDMELNQPPADSVSKISFSPTQDILAVASWDNNVRLYNVNSAGQSEPKTMYSHEAPVLDLAWTKNGSHLFSSGCDNAVFMYDMTTGQKQQVAAHDAPIKCVECVETNGTTVLITAGWDKQLRYWDTRQPTPIQSLTLSDRAYAMDATDKIAVVGTADRQIHIYDLNNPFQRYRNVESPLKWQTRVISCFPASVGGDGYAVGSIEGRVGIQYAHQIDEKKNFSFKCHRTEIPQGSMGPPALAGSQNVFAINTITFHKIQGTFCTGGGDGSLTFWDGMARTKLKAFTAKELGNGDPDARPTPQWGVPIVSSSFNHSCDILAYAFSYDWSKGHQGVPPAGSNPTKIMLHSVKADEVNRKKK is encoded by the exons ATGAACACGTTCCGGCCAGTCCAGCGGGACATGGAGCTCAaccagccgccagccgacTCGGTGTCCAAGATCTCGTTCTCGCCTACACAGGACATTCTGGCCGTTGCGAGCTGGGACAACAAT GTCCGCCTATACAACGTCAACAGCGCGGGCCAGTCCGAGCCCAAGACCATGTACAGCCACGAGGCCCCGGTTCTCGACCTGGCATGGACCAAG AACGGATCGCATCTCTTCTCTTCGGGCTGCGACAACGCCGTGTTCATGTACGACATGACCACGGGCCAGAAGCAGCAGgtcgcggcgcacgacgcacCGATCAAGTGTGTCGAGTGTGTCGAGACGAACGGCACGACAGTCCTCATCACCGCCGGGTGGGACAAGCAGCTGAGG TACTGGGACACGCGACAGCCTACACCCATCCAGTCGCTCACGCTGAGTGACCGTGCGTATGCCATGGATGCGACGGATAAGATTGCCGTTGTCGGAACGGCCGACAGACAGATCCACATCTACGACCTCAACAACCCCTTCCAGCGGTACCGGAACGTCGAGTCGCCCCTCAAGTGGCAAACACGCGTCATTTCTTGCTTCCCCGCCTCTGTCGGTGGTGATGGCTACGCCGTTGGCAGTATCGAGGGCCGTGTCGGCATCCAGTATGCGCACCAGATTGACGAGAA GAAGAACTTTTCGTTCAAGTGCCACCGTACCGAGATCCCCCAGGGCAGCATGGGCCCTCCAGCCTTGGCGGGCTCGCAGAACGTGTTCGCCATCAACACTATCACGTTCCACAAGATCCAGGGCACGTTCTgtaccggcggcggcgacggatCGCTCACCTTCTGGGACGGCATGGCCCGGACAAAGCTCAAGG CCTTCAccgccaaggagctcggcaacggcgaccccgacgcgcgGCCAACACCGCAGTGGGGCGTGCCcatcgtctcgtcgtcgttcaaCCACTCGTGCGACATCCTCGCCTACGCCTTCTCGTACGACTGGTCCAAGGGCCACCAGGGCGTGCCCCCCGCCGGCTCAAACCCGACCAAGATCATGCTCCACtcggtcaaggccgacgaggtgaaCAGGAAGAAGAAGTAG
- the PLB1_0 gene encoding Phospholipase B: MKLLVAAVAAAALLSPVSADQRQEAQDALGAEVAAALAAHPEPGFGVPQRRADKATFQPWQVNCPANLQLVRQAAGGISDGEKAYLATRSAQINNAVNAQMAAAGLPTPPRTPVIGLALSGGGYRAMINGLGMTMATMNQSDEAKSSGVGGWLDGVSYMAGLSGGSWATGTFIANGGQLPTDLVHNVLNLPSNLVAPPSGKISFYTSLLNEVNAKKALGFPTQITDYWALALGNHLLPPDYRLGSINGPNLTIDELPNVVPALQTQNAQLPIPIIIAAQRKINTTIIPENATYFEFNPFEFGSWAIGTDGAKTPGYFTPIEYLGTAANNGVPANTSQCWNGFDQLTFAMGTSSTLFNYAIVQLGKTNGTTNSTGDASSGLIGSILGDIGKDKNDISQIPNPFANYTGVTNPNVNDQYLELVDGGETNQNVPLEPLLMPARNVDAILAFDNSADTDYSWPNGSSLWTTYNRAAGQNAGIRMPPVPSTNGFVNGGLNTRPVFFGCNNTDTPIVVYVPNYPWSFYSNSTTFTLAYENATAAAQMESTMRALTLNGTVPTWPKCLACALTDRSFGYTAQNRSADCAQCFNTWCWNGVDDSSDPSGKYEPLQAKTPTFLVQNNLTTAAQTSGIAATASSKGGKKNAAGRSVTVGGTAVAAAVTVFGVVIGASAILL; the protein is encoded by the exons ATGAAGCTCCTCGTTGcagccgtcgcggccgcggcgctcctctCTCCCGTGTCAGCCGACCAGCGCCAGGAAGCCCaggacgccctcggcgccgaggtggccgccgcgctcgccgcgcaccccgAGCCAGGCTTCGGCGtgccccagcgccgcgccgacaaggcAACCTTCCAGCCGTGGCAGGTCAACTGCCCCGCCAACCTGCAGCTCGTGCGccaggccgccggc GGCATCAGCGACGGCGAAAAGGCATACCTCGCCACGCGGTCCGCGCAGATCAACAACGCCGTCAATGCCCAGATGGCGGCCGCTGGcctgcccacgccgccgcgcacgcccgtTATCGGCCTCGCACTCTCGGGCGGTGGATACCGTGCGATGAT CAACGGCCTCGGCATGACCATGGCCACGATGAACCAGTCTGACGAAGCCAAGTcgtcgggcgtcggcggctggctcgacggcgtgtcgTACATGGCCGGCCTGTCGGGCGGCTCGTGGGCCACGGGCACATTCatcgccaacggcggccaGCTGCCCACCGACCTGGTGCACAACGTGCTCAACCTGCCCAgcaacctcgtcgcgccgccgagcggcaAGATCTCCTTCTACACGTCGCTCCTGAATGAAGTCAacgccaagaaggcgctCGGGTTCCCCACCCAGATCACCGACTACTgggccctcgcgctcggcaaccACCTCCTGCCGCCCGACTACCGTCTCGGCTCGATCAACGGCCCCAACCTCACCATTGACGAGCTGCCCAACGTCGTCCCTGCGCTGCAGACGCAGAACGCCCAGCTGCCCATCCCTATCATCATtgcggcgcagcgcaagaTCAACACGACCATCATCCCGGAGAACGCGACCTACTTCGAGTTCAACCCCTTCGAGTTTGGCTCGTGGGCCATTGGCACCGACGGCGCCAAGACGCCCGGATACTTCACCCCCATCGAGTACCTCGGCACTGCGGCCAACAACGGCGTGCCGGCCAACACGAGCCAGTGCTGGAACGGCTTTGACCAGCTCACGTTTGCGAtgggcacgtcgtcgaccctGTTCAACTATGCCATTGTGCAGCTCGGCAAGACGAACGGCACGACCAACAGcacgggcgacgcgagcagcggcCTCATTGGCTCGatcctcggcgacattgGCAAGGACAAGAACGACATCTCGCAGATCCCCAACCCCTTTGCCAACTACACTGGCGTCACCAACCCCAACGTCAACGACCAgtacctcgagctcgtggacggcggcgagacgaaCCAGAACGTGCCCCTCGAGCCGCTGCTCATGCCCGCGCGCAACGTCGACGCGATCCTCGCGTTCGACAACTCGGCCGACACGGACTACTCGTGGCCGAACGGCTCGTCCCTCTGGACGACGTACAACCGCGCCGCGGGCCAGAACGCAGGTATCCGCATGCCGCCCGTGCCCAGCACCAACGGCTTTGTCAACGGCGGCCTGAACACGCGCCCCGTCTTCTTCGGGTGCAACAACACGGACACGCCGATTGTCGTCTACGTGCCCAACTACCCGTGGTCGTTCTACTCCAACTCGACGACGTTCACGCTCGCGTACGAGaacgccacggccgccgcgcagaTGGAGTCGACGATGCGCGCCCTCACCCTCAACGGCACCGTCCCCACCTGGCCCAAGTGTCTCGCGTGCGCCCTCACCGACCGCTCGTTCGGCTACACTGCCCAGAACCGCTCGGCCGACTGCGCCCAGTGCTTCAACACGTGGTGCTGgaacggcgtcgacgactcgTCTGACCCGTCGGGCAAGTACGAGCCCCTCCAGGCCAAGACgcccaccttcctcgtccaGAACAACCTCACCACTGCTGCTCAGACGAGCGGTATtgccgccacggccagctccaagggcggcaagaagaacgcggccggccgctcggtcaccgtcggcggcaccgctgtcgccgccgcggtcaCCGTGTTCGGCGTCGTGATTGGCGCTTCGGCCATCCTCCTCTAG